A single genomic interval of Dehalococcoidales bacterium harbors:
- a CDS encoding DUF763 domain-containing protein → MPSRRTGIANLPLHHGKAPRWLFDRMVKLAREITIAIVAEYGPDEMLHRMSHPYWFQAFGCVLGFDWHSSGVTTTLCGALKEGIKGLERDLGLFVAGGKGSASRRTPSEIETWGERISLNPAPLVYASRMSAKVDSAAVQDGYQLYHHTFLFTPRGSWAVVQQGMNDRNHYARRYHWLGESVTDYVNEPHSAIASQAKSATLNLVAEESGPARSTIAGIAHDEKPEIILSDLKKLKTLSLPAHHPIGLADIHPESLSRILLGVYERQPEDFEKLLGLQGVGAKTLRALSLIAELVHGVAPSYKDPARYSFAHGGKDGFPYPVDRQTYDTSVELLAKAVHRAKLGLTDKRDALNRLG, encoded by the coding sequence ATGCCGTCGAGACGTACCGGGATTGCCAACCTGCCCCTGCACCACGGAAAAGCACCGCGCTGGCTGTTCGACCGCATGGTCAAGCTGGCCCGGGAAATCACGATTGCCATCGTCGCTGAGTACGGTCCCGACGAGATGCTGCACCGGATGTCCCACCCCTACTGGTTCCAGGCCTTCGGCTGCGTGCTGGGATTCGACTGGCATTCCAGCGGTGTGACCACCACCCTCTGCGGCGCCCTGAAGGAGGGTATCAAGGGCCTGGAGCGTGACCTGGGGCTGTTCGTGGCCGGCGGCAAGGGCAGCGCGTCGCGGAGGACGCCGTCCGAGATAGAGACCTGGGGAGAGCGAATATCCCTGAACCCGGCACCGCTGGTGTACGCCAGCCGGATGTCCGCCAAGGTGGACAGCGCCGCCGTGCAGGACGGTTACCAGCTCTACCACCATACCTTTCTGTTTACGCCCAGAGGCTCGTGGGCGGTGGTCCAGCAGGGCATGAACGACCGCAACCACTACGCGCGTCGCTACCACTGGCTCGGTGAGAGTGTGACCGATTATGTCAACGAGCCTCACTCGGCGATTGCGTCACAGGCAAAGAGTGCCACGCTGAACCTGGTCGCGGAAGAAAGCGGACCTGCGCGCAGCACCATCGCCGGGATTGCCCACGATGAAAAGCCTGAGATTATCCTGTCCGATCTCAAGAAACTGAAGACCCTGAGTCTTCCCGCCCACCACCCGATTGGACTGGCGGATATACATCCTGAGAGCCTGAGTCGAATACTGCTTGGTGTCTACGAGCGCCAGCCGGAAGACTTCGAGAAGCTGCTCGGGTTGCAGGGGGTTGGCGCCAAGACCCTGCGTGCCCTGAGCCTGATTGCCGAGCTGGTGCACGGGGTTGCCCCCAGCTACAAAGACCCGGCCCGGTACAGCTTTGCCCACGGCGGCAAGGACGGGTTCCCCTATCCAGTGGACCGCCAGACCTACGATACCTCCGTGGAACTGCTGGCAAAGGCAGTGCACCGGGCGAAGCTGGGACTCACCGACAAGCGGGACGCATTGAACAGGTTGGG
- a CDS encoding class I SAM-dependent methyltransferase: protein MRNDMAFMAWIESLRQPFRAKDLSLDWLEGKECLDAGCGNGLYSVALAFLSRSRTVGVDISKGAVGEAQERFKRVENLEFTVADIKHLPFCDDSFDFVICLRVLHHNAYPEEAISELRRVLRIGGLLYTGEALWTKPF from the coding sequence GTGCGCAATGACATGGCATTTATGGCCTGGATTGAATCACTTCGGCAGCCGTTCAGAGCCAAGGACCTCTCTCTTGACTGGCTTGAGGGCAAAGAGTGCCTGGACGCTGGTTGTGGGAATGGGCTTTACAGTGTAGCACTGGCTTTCCTTTCCAGGAGCCGCACAGTGGGCGTAGATATAAGTAAGGGAGCGGTAGGCGAGGCGCAAGAACGCTTCAAAAGGGTGGAGAACCTGGAGTTTACAGTGGCGGATATCAAGCATCTGCCTTTCTGCGATGACTCCTTTGATTTCGTAATCTGTCTTCGGGTGTTGCATCACAACGCTTACCCTGAGGAGGCCATCTCAGAGCTCAGGCGGGTCTTGCGGATTGGCGGACTGTTGTATACAGGGGAAGCCCTGTGGACAAAGCCATTTTAA
- a CDS encoding zinc ribbon domain-containing protein, with protein sequence MPIYEYVCTDCDSKFEKIRPVSCATEPAPCPTCQKDAGRVLSRFACFTTDDSGMMAPVGGDACSSCSASSCASCGM encoded by the coding sequence ATGCCGATTTACGAGTACGTTTGCACCGACTGCGATAGTAAGTTCGAGAAAATCCGTCCGGTAAGCTGCGCCACTGAGCCGGCCCCCTGCCCCACCTGCCAGAAGGATGCCGGGCGGGTGCTGTCCCGGTTCGCCTGCTTCACCACCGACGACAGCGGGATGATGGCGCCGGTAGGTGGAGACGCCTGCTCGTCCTGCTCCGCCTCAAGCTGCGCTTCCTGCGGCATGTAG